The Phycisphaerales bacterium AB-hyl4 genome has a window encoding:
- a CDS encoding type II secretion system protein GspJ: MTLRARQTSAFTLIEVLLALSLSTLLIGAVYWSLAAAFDAHRRSERVVGPPRTAEVVLEQLRADLRGAVRPGGYLAAEFVSLDASVARGAGERALVFYTTAGTAGEARTAGVRRVEWALSQPSNELLADRPAVVRRVADNLLAPVVDEGYEQVLALEVVELTFRFYDGSQWEDDWDSTERGDALPWAVEVTLGLAEGLGGSGDGGYWVRRVMAVPGARAEDEGGGIRR, from the coding sequence ATGACGCTGAGAGCCCGGCAGACGAGCGCGTTTACGCTGATTGAGGTGCTGCTGGCGCTGTCGTTGTCGACGTTGCTGATCGGCGCGGTGTACTGGTCGTTGGCGGCGGCGTTTGATGCGCATCGGCGGTCGGAGCGGGTGGTGGGGCCGCCGCGGACGGCGGAGGTGGTGCTGGAGCAGCTGCGTGCGGACTTGCGCGGCGCGGTTCGGCCGGGCGGGTACCTGGCGGCGGAGTTCGTGTCGTTGGATGCCTCGGTGGCGCGGGGTGCGGGGGAGCGTGCGCTGGTGTTTTACACGACGGCGGGTACGGCGGGCGAAGCGCGGACGGCGGGGGTGCGGCGGGTGGAGTGGGCGCTGTCGCAGCCGAGCAATGAGTTGTTGGCCGATCGGCCTGCGGTGGTGCGGCGGGTGGCGGACAACCTGCTTGCGCCGGTAGTGGACGAGGGGTACGAGCAGGTGCTTGCGTTGGAGGTGGTGGAGCTGACGTTTCGGTTTTACGACGGGTCGCAATGGGAAGATGACTGGGATTCGACGGAGCGGGGCGATGCGCTGCCCTGGGCGGTGGAGGTGACGTTGGGGTTGGCGGAGGGGTTGGGGGGGAGTGGGGATGGGGGGTATTGGGTCAGGCGGGTGATGGCGGTGCC